The Streptomyces sp. A2-16 sequence AGCTGGCCGCGGCCCGCGCCGCCTGGGCGTCCGTGGCCCGCGCGGTGCGCCGCTTCGAGCCGGTGACGATGGTCCACGGCCCCGGCCACGCCGAGTCCGCCCGCGCACTGCTCGGCCCGGACGTCGAACTCGTGGAGCGCGAGCTCGACGACGCGTGGATGCGCGACATAGGCCCCACGTTCGTCAAGGACGAGCAGGGCCGACCGGCCGCCGTGGACTGGGTGTTCAACGGCTGGGGCGGCCAGGACTGGGCCCGCTGGGAGCACGACTCGAAGATCGCCCGTCAGGTCGCGGACCTCGCCGGGGTGCCGGTGCTGAGCAGCCCGCTGGTCAACGAGGGCGGCGCGATCCACGTCGACGGCGAGGGCACCGTCCTGCTCACCGACACCGTCCAGCTCGGCGCGGGCCGCAACCCCGGCTGGAGCAGGGAGCAGGTCGAGACGGAGATCCACGCGAGACTCGGCACCAGCAGGGCGATCTGGCTCCCGCGCGGCCTGACCGGCGACTACGGCACGTACGGCACCCAGGGCCACGTCGACATCGTCGCCGCCTTCGCCCGCCCGGGAGTCGTCGTGGCCCACGTCCAGCCGGACCCCGCGCACCCGGACCACGAGGTGACCAAGGAGGTCGTAGGACTGCTCAGGGCGGCGACCGACGCTCGCGGTCGGCGCCTGGAAGTCGTCGAGGTACCCGCGCCGACCGTCCTGGAGGCCGACGGGCACTGGGTCGACTACTCCTACATCAACCACTACCTCTGCAACGGCGGTGTCGTGCTCTGCGGCTTCGACGACCCGCGCGACGAACTCGCGGCCGGAATCTTCCGGCGACTGTTCCCGGAGCGCACGGTCACGCCGGTGGACGCGCGGACGATCTTCGCGGGCGGGGGCGGCATCCACTGCATCACGCAGCAGCAGCCGCGGGCCACGGTCGGGTAGAACGGACAGGTGAACGTGCTGACCTGCGCCGCCCGCGGAAGCCGGCCGACCGACCCGCCGCGGCCTTCGCCCGGTGCCGTGTGCGGGGCCGCCGTATGAGCACCCCTCGCCGCACCCCCGCCCCGCCGCGCGAGCGGATCCTCGCCGTGGCCATGGAGATGATCGCCGAGCGGGGCCTGGAGAAGCTCACCATGGCCGGGCTCGGCCGCGAGCTCGGCATGAGCAGCGGGCACCTGCTCTACTACTTCCGCTCCAAGGACGAACTGCTGCTCCAGACCCTGGAGTGGAGCGAGGGGCGGCTGGGCGCCGAGCGTGCCCGGCTGCTCACCCGCACCGCGACCGCACGTGAACGGCTCGACGCGTACGTCGACCTGTACGTCCCGGACGGCCACCGCGACCCGCACTGGACGCTGTGGCTGGAGGTGTGGAACCGCTCGCAGAACGCCGACGAACAGGCCCGCGAACGCCAGGCCGCGATCGAGGGCGTCTGGCATCGCGACCTGGTCGCCCTGCTCGCGGAGGGGGTCTCGCGGGGGGAGTTCCGGGCCGTGGACCCGGACCGCTTCGCGACCCGGCTGCGGGCCCTGCTCGACGGGTTCTCCATCCATGTGGCGATCGGGCTGCGCGGCACGGACCGGGGGACGATTCTCGGCCACGTACGGGAGTTCCTCGACGACGGCCTCCTCGCGGACGCGTGACCTTCCGCCCGGGTTGTACGCAATAAGGCCGATTGACCCTGTGGCCGGTGGTGCGTTTGCCTCGTGGGGAGCCCTCGGCGCGGGGCCGGGGGTAATGCGTCAACGGGGATCACAGGGGGGGAACATGTCCAGAGCCGCCGTATGCCTTTTAGGCGCGGCCCTGCTCGTCGCGCTCACCGGAACCACCGCGACCGCCGCACCACACGGTCAACAAGCACCGCACGGTCCACACGCACCGCACACCGACCGTGTCAGCACCGCCGCCGACGGAACCCAGGGCGACGGTGCCTCCAGCGCCGCCGTCACCACCCCGAACGGCCGTTTCGTCGCGTTCCGTTCGTCGGCGACCAAGCTCGTGCCCGAGGGGATCAGCCGCCCGGGCACCTACTCCTACATCCGTGACCTGCGCACCGGGCACGTGACCAAGAGGGAGGACGCGCTCGCCACGCCCCGCCTCAGCGCCGACGGCCGCTGGGCCACGTACATCGCCTGGGGCAGACGCAACGTCACCGTCTTCCTGACCGACCTGACCACCGGCACCAGAACCCGGGTGGGGGATGACGGTCAGAACAGCTCCGGTTACCCGGACATCAGCGCGAACGGCCGTTACATCGTCTACCGGTGGTCCGGCCATCCGCAGTTCCCGACCCGCGTCGACCTCTACGACCGTGTCACCGGCACCACCGAGACGGTCAGCACGGGCCCCGACGACTCCGGGCGGGACATGGACAACCCGTCGATCAGCGGCGACGGCCGCTACGTCGCCTACCAGGACAACGGCACCGGTGACGTGTGGGTCGCCGACCGCACCACCGGGACGCGGACCGAGGCCGACGACGGCACCCGCTCGACCGTCGTGCAGCTGAGCGTCAACGGGCGTGTCCTGGTGATGGATTCGGCGGACGGCTCCTACGTACGCGATCTGCGCACCGGCCGCGTCCAGCACTTCCCCGGCGACCAGGTGCGGGCCGTCAGCCCCGACGGGCGCCGACTGCTCCTCCAGGACGGGCAGTCGAACCTCTGGCTGCTCCACGGCGGCCACCGGGTCCTCGTCGGACACGGCAGCGCCGCCGACGGATCGGTCTCCGACCGGGGCCGCTCGGTCGTCTACGCCACGGAGGACGCGGACGTCGTCCCCGGTGACACCAATGCCGTGAACGACGTCTTCCGGTGGAGGTCCCGCTGATGTCCCGCGCTGCAAGAGCCCTGCTGGGGGCGGCAGTCGTCCTCATGCTGGCCGGTACGACGGCCCAGGCCCGGACCGAGGCCGAGGCCGCCCCGGGGAAAGCCCGCACCGAGCGGGTGAGCACGGCGGCCGACGGCAGCCAGGCCGACGGGTCGTCGGGTGACGCCGCGATCAGCGCCGACGGCCGTACCGTCGCGTTCGTGTCCACCGCGGCGAGCTTCGGCTGCGCGCACTTCACCCCGTGCCTGCTGGTGAAGGACGTGACCGGGGGCGGGGTGACCAGGATCGACCTCGGCGACGGCTACACCTACGGCTCACCGGCGCCGAGCGCCGACGGCAGCCGTATCGCCTTCTCCGCGGGCACCCGCTTCCTGGCCCCCTACCTGTACGACCGCGCCACCGGCCGCGCGCAGAAGCTGTGGCCCCAGGACCCGCCCGGCTCCGTCGAGTCGGGCCGTGCCGAGTCCATCAGCCCGGACGGCACGCACGTCGCGTACACCCTCGGGAACCGCAACGGCTCCGGGAGCGCCCGTCTGCTGTACGTCCGCGACACGGCCACCGGCGCCGACGCACTGGTCTCGCCGGCCGAGGAGGGCGAGAAGAACGGGGCCTCGGTGAGCGCCGACGGCACGCGGGTCGCCTACGGTCTGCACGCCGACAGCGAGCAGGACCCCGCCGACGTCTACGTCAGGGACCGGACGACGGGCGAGCGGACCCAGGTGGACAACGGCCTCGGAGCCGCCTACCTGGTCCGCATCACGGCGGACGGCCGCCGGGTCCTCCTCCACGCCGAGAGCGGCCTGTACGTCCACGACCTGCGCACCGGTGAGTCGCGGCGGGTCGCCGACGGGAACCCCGGCGCGGCCACGGCGGACGGCCGGTACGCCGTCGTCGCCGGCGAGGACGGCACGCGCGTGCGTGACCTGCGCACCGGGGCACGCGGGGCCGCGCTCCCGCGGTACGCCCAGGTGCTGGACAACGCGCTGGCCGCCAAGGGGCGGGCGGTGGTGTTCAGTTCGTCGGCCTCCCACCTGGTGCCGGGCGACACCAACGCGGAGTCCGACGTGTTCGTCTTCTCCGGCGCACTGCGGAGGAACCCGGCGCCGATGCCGTCCGTCACCGAGCGGATCAGCACGACCCGGGACGGACAGCAGCGGTCCGGGGCGTCCCACGACCCGGTGATGGGGGAGAACAAGGTGGTCTCCTTCACGTCGGAGGGCGATGTGTTCGTGAGCGCCCCCGGCTGGTTCTCGCAGGTCAACTCGGACGGCCAGAAACCCTCGTCCGAGGGGGCGCCCTGCTACAGCGGCCGCATGGTCGGCTATACGGCCCCCTTGGCCGACGGCGGCCCGGGCGTCCACGTCCGCAACCGCGCGGTCGGCAAGCTCACCAGCCTGGGCTCCTACCAGGGCGTCCGCTTCACCTGGACGGGACAGCCCGTGGTGAACCCCACCTGCCAGTGGCTCACCTACGCGGCGACCCTGCCCGCCACCGAGACCGACCCGGACCCGCAACCGCGCGTGTACCGCTTCAAGTTCAACGGTGGCGA is a genomic window containing:
- a CDS encoding agmatine deiminase family protein → MTYRMPPEWAPHERTWMAWPGPNPTFTDDGELAAARAAWASVARAVRRFEPVTMVHGPGHAESARALLGPDVELVERELDDAWMRDIGPTFVKDEQGRPAAVDWVFNGWGGQDWARWEHDSKIARQVADLAGVPVLSSPLVNEGGAIHVDGEGTVLLTDTVQLGAGRNPGWSREQVETEIHARLGTSRAIWLPRGLTGDYGTYGTQGHVDIVAAFARPGVVVAHVQPDPAHPDHEVTKEVVGLLRAATDARGRRLEVVEVPAPTVLEADGHWVDYSYINHYLCNGGVVLCGFDDPRDELAAGIFRRLFPERTVTPVDARTIFAGGGGIHCITQQQPRATVG
- a CDS encoding TetR/AcrR family transcriptional regulator, yielding MSTPRRTPAPPRERILAVAMEMIAERGLEKLTMAGLGRELGMSSGHLLYYFRSKDELLLQTLEWSEGRLGAERARLLTRTATARERLDAYVDLYVPDGHRDPHWTLWLEVWNRSQNADEQARERQAAIEGVWHRDLVALLAEGVSRGEFRAVDPDRFATRLRALLDGFSIHVAIGLRGTDRGTILGHVREFLDDGLLADA
- a CDS encoding protein TolB, producing the protein MSRAAVCLLGAALLVALTGTTATAAPHGQQAPHGPHAPHTDRVSTAADGTQGDGASSAAVTTPNGRFVAFRSSATKLVPEGISRPGTYSYIRDLRTGHVTKREDALATPRLSADGRWATYIAWGRRNVTVFLTDLTTGTRTRVGDDGQNSSGYPDISANGRYIVYRWSGHPQFPTRVDLYDRVTGTTETVSTGPDDSGRDMDNPSISGDGRYVAYQDNGTGDVWVADRTTGTRTEADDGTRSTVVQLSVNGRVLVMDSADGSYVRDLRTGRVQHFPGDQVRAVSPDGRRLLLQDGQSNLWLLHGGHRVLVGHGSAADGSVSDRGRSVVYATEDADVVPGDTNAVNDVFRWRSR
- a CDS encoding PD40 domain-containing protein, encoding MSRAARALLGAAVVLMLAGTTAQARTEAEAAPGKARTERVSTAADGSQADGSSGDAAISADGRTVAFVSTAASFGCAHFTPCLLVKDVTGGGVTRIDLGDGYTYGSPAPSADGSRIAFSAGTRFLAPYLYDRATGRAQKLWPQDPPGSVESGRAESISPDGTHVAYTLGNRNGSGSARLLYVRDTATGADALVSPAEEGEKNGASVSADGTRVAYGLHADSEQDPADVYVRDRTTGERTQVDNGLGAAYLVRITADGRRVLLHAESGLYVHDLRTGESRRVADGNPGAATADGRYAVVAGEDGTRVRDLRTGARGAALPRYAQVLDNALAAKGRAVVFSSSASHLVPGDTNAESDVFVFSGALRRNPAPMPSVTERISTTRDGQQRSGASHDPVMGENKVVSFTSEGDVFVSAPGWFSQVNSDGQKPSSEGAPCYSGRMVGYTAPLADGGPGVHVRNRAVGKLTSLGSYQGVRFTWTGQPVVNPTCQWLTYAATLPATETDPDPQPRVYRFKFNGGDTDVVSAPTGEAAGNPAIDYSGRYVAFEQGGAVYVRDLDTGTLEKAAAHATALSLGADGRTIAYQQGRTSAVRNLDTGTTTRVEGTQPSLSGDGTRVAYTSGRSVYALELATGKSQLVSVDRWGGRNDLPAGHPSVNADGTVVAFESASPDLVEGDTNGVADVFLRTVQ